A window of Candidatus Sulfotelmatobacter sp. genomic DNA:
CGTCCGGCGAGCGACCGACCACCAATGGTTGGCCCAGAACGCGTCGTTGCAGCGATCGCTGCACCACATGCGCCGGCGCGACGGCAACGGCGTCGCACACCACGCGCACGCACCGTCGGCCGACGGCGGCGCCAGCGAACAGACCGCCAGCAGTTCGTCACGCTTGGTCACGCGCTCAGTGCTTGCGCGGGATGCGCGCCACCAGCTCGAAGCGCGTGCCGATCGGGTCGGTGAAGAACACCGCCCAATAGCGGTCCTCGTGCTCCCAGAACTCGACCTCGCGCGCGCCGATCGCGCGCAGCTCGTCCATCCAGCCTTCGAGCCCTTCGCGCGGCATCGCGAACGCGATGCGCGTGCGCGGCACGACCATGTCGGCGTCCTCGATGACGCCGAAGAACGCACCGGCACGGCCGTCCGTCGCGTCCTCGTACCACTCGACGGCGTTGTAGCGCTCGGCATCGGCGTCGTACCAGTCGCCGCGCGGATCGACGTAGCTGTAGGCCTTGCGCGTGAGCCCGAGCTTCGGCAGCAGCGCCGCGTAGAAGCTCTCCACCGCGGCCAGCGAGGGCACCCGCAAGTCGACGTGGTCGAAGCCGCGGAAGGCCACGATCAGCGCAGCGCCGGTTGGCCGAGGTCCTCGGCCGCGAGCGCGGGCGACCCTTCACCGCTCAAGAACACGCCCAGCTGCGAGACCGAGAACTGCATCCCGGTCCAGAAGCGGCCGAACTCGCCGAAGCGCGCCGACGCCTCGTCGAAGCGCATCGCGTAGACGAGCTTCTTGAAGACCAACGGATCGTCGGCGTACAGGTCGACGCCCCACTCCCAATCGTCGAACCCGATCGAACCCGAGATCACCTGGGTGACGTGGCCGTGGAACGAGCGCCCGATCTTGCCGTGCTCGAGCATCATCGCGGCGCGCTGCGCGTACGGGGTCGAGTACCAGTTGTCGGCGCCGTCGCGCTTCTTGTTCATCGGATAGAAGCAGACGTAGCGGCGGCGTGGGATGCGCGCCCACAGCCGGCCGGCGTTGCGCGGCTCTTGCGCCGCCTCGTCGAGCATCGCGTCGAAGGCGGCGTTCCACTCCTCGCCGTGCGGCTTGAGCCCACGGTCGCGCAGCTCGGCGTGGATCTTCGCCGTGTGCTCGTAGAGGCCGAGCTCGAGCATCGAGACGTACGACTCGAGCGATTCGAGGTAGTCGCGTACAGCGAGCTTGTCGACCTGCGCCTGCATCTCGCCCAGCGCGTCGAAGGAGCGCGCGTAATGGGTCAGCAGCAAGTCGCCTTTGTGGCCGAGCAGCTGCGCCAGCCCCAAGTCCGCATCGGCGTCGCGCGCCAACGTCGCGAAGAGCGCCTGCGCCTCGCGTTCGATCGCGGCGCGCCGGTCGGCGTCCAGCGCGTCCCAACGGCGACGATCGAAGCGGAACATGCGGTGCAGGATCGCCCAGCCGTCGAGCGACTCCGGAACGTTGGGGTGTCTCACGGTGCGGTCTCCTTCGTCGCCGCCGACGGCGCCCCGCTTCGGCCGCGCAGCTCGTCGCGCAGCATCTCGGGCCGCTCGCGGTACTTCGACCACAGTTGTGGCATATGTGCGATGTCGCTGAGAATCCGCGCCAAGCCCGCGTTGACGGGCGCCGCGACTCCGGCGTCGCGCGCGGCGCGCGCGACCGCGCCGTTGAGGTACTCGACCTCGGTCTGGTGTTTCGCGCCGCGCAGGTCGAGCAGCAGCGAAGGCGGCTTGTCGCCGCGGGCGCCCGCGATGCGGCCGGCCAGCGCGGTTCGCGCCAGCGGCGTCGGCAGGCTGGCCGCCGCCAGCAGCGCGCGCACCGGATAGCGCGGCAGGTCGATCGCCTTGATCCCCAGCGCCTTCATCGTCGCGCGCACCTCGCGCAGCATCCGGATCTCGAGCGCGAAGATCTCGTCTTCGCGAACCAGGCGCTCGGGCAGCATGTCCAGGATCGCGCAGCTGGCGTTGGCGACGACGTTGAGCGCGAGCTTCGACCACTTGAGCGCGCGGTAGTCGGCCACGGCGCTGACGGGCAGGTCCGTCGCGCCGAAGGCGGCCAACAGCCAGTTGTGCGCGTTGGCGCCGACCGGCGCGAACGCGATCCCGCCGCCGCGCGCCGCGACCCCCTGGCCGCTCGCGTCGCGCTCGACCGGGACGGTCAGCGCGGCGCTGACGACGCTGTCGGCACCGAACGCCTGGGCCAGCAGCTCCTCGTTGCCGATGCCGTTCTGCGGCGTGAGGATCGTCGTCGCGGACGGGTCGCGCAGCCCGCGCCGCAGCGTTTGTATCGCGCCCGGCGTGTCGTAGGCTTTGACCGTCACGATCGCGAGGTCGACCTCGACCGGAACGACGTCTTCGAGCGCTCGGGGCGCGTACATGACCTCGTTGCCGATGCCGCGCAGCTGCTCGCCGAGATAGGTTCCGACGGCACCCGCGCCGACGACGTAGACGCGCATGCGCCTAGCGCCCCGTGCTGCCGAAGCCGCCTTCGCCGCGCGCGCTCACGCCGAGCGCGGCGACCTCGCGAAAGGCCGCCTGCACGACCGGCGCCACGACGAGCTGCGCGATGCGTTCACCGCGCCGCACGACGAACGGCTCGGTGCCGAAGTTCGCCAAGATCACGCCGACCGCACCGCGATAGTCGCTGTCGATCGTCCCGGGGCTGTTCAAGCACGTCACGCCGAAGCGGAGCGCGAGGCCACTGCGCGGTCGCACCTGCACCTCGTACCCGGGCGGGACCTCGAGCGCGAAGCCGGTCGGGACGAGCGCGCGCTCGCCCGGCGCGAGCACCAGATCGGCCGGGACGGCCGCCACGACGTCGGCGCCGGCGGCGCCGCCGCTCATGTAGGCGGGAAGCGGCAGCCCGTCGCCTTCGGGGAGCCGCACGACCGCGATGTGGGGCGTCATTTCGCCAACAGCTCTTCGAGCTCGGCGCGGAAGCTGGCCACGTCGCGGAAATCACGGTAGACGCTGGCGAAGCGCACGTACGCGATCGCGTCGAGCCCCTTGAGCGCTTCCATCAGCTTCTCGCCGATGAGCGAGGCCGGTACCTCGCTCTCACCACGGGCGAAGAGCTCGCGCTCGATCACGGCGACCGTCTCTTCCATGCGCGCCTCGGAGACCGGGCGCTTCTCGCACGCCCGGCGCAGCCCGCTGAGGACCTTGTCGCGGTTGTACTGCTCGCGCCGCCCGTCTTTCTTCACGACGAACAGACGAGGCGCTTCCATCCGCTCGTAGGTCGTGAACCGGTGCTTGCAACCGAGACACTCCCGACGCCGGCGGACGGAGTTGTCGTCATCGCGCGAATCGACGACGCGAGTCTCGTTCTTGCGACAGTGCGGGCAGAGCAGGTCGAGTCGGTCCTCTCGGGGCGGCACCCCCTAGATGTTGTGGTGCCCGTCCAGTATAGCCCGAACCGAGGGTGTTCGGCTATGCCGCTCCTAGGAAGCGGCGCCGATCTTGAACATCTTCGTCCCGCACACGGGGCACTTGCCCTCGGTCGCGGGGCGGCCATTCTTCATCTGGATCTGCTGCGCGTCTTTGATTTCGCGCTTGGTCTTGCACTTGACGCAGTACGCTTCGGCTGCCATGGCTCGGTCGTCTTCCCCCTTAGAACGGCCCAGTCCGCACAGGCGGACCGTGATCGCCGAGGCCCGTTACGGGTGCCACCGGTGAATCCCTTGGAGGGAGCCCCCTCGCCGTGACGATTCCTCCGCGTGAACGAGCAGCGTGGACGGGTTGGAACGCCGTTGGATCGCTCGCTCGGAGCTGGACGGCTGGTGCGGGGAGCGTCTGGCGGAGGCCGCGTTGGAGGGGCTGTGGGTGGCGGGGACGCTCGACGGCCTGGCCGCGCCGTGCGTGGCGATCGTGGGGACGCGGGCGCCCTCCGACGAGGGGCGACGCCGCGCACGGCGCCTTGCGGAGGCCCTCGGGCGAGCCGGTGTCGCGGTCGTCTCGGGCCTCGCGCTGGGAATTGACGGGGCGGCCCACGAGGGCGCCTTGGCGGCCGGGGCGCCGACCCTCGGCGTGCTCGGGGGTGGCCACGGTCACTTCTTCCCGCCGCGCCATCGGGAGCTGGGCGCCCGGCTGATCGCGGCCGGCGGCGCGGTCGTCTCGCCGTTCGCCCCGGACGTCGCCCCGAAGCCGTGGATGTTCCTGGCCCGCAACGCCGTGATCGCCGCGCTGGCCGACGCGGTGGTCGTGGTGGAGGCCGCCGCCCGCAGCGGGGCGCTCAACACGGCCGGCCACGCCGCCGACCGCGGCATCCCGGTCCTGGCCTTCCCCGGCGACGTCGACCGCCCCAAAGCGGCAGGCTGCAACGCCCTCATCCGCGACGGCGCCACCCTCGTCCGGGACGCCGACGACGTCCTCGCCGCGCTGCCCGGCGGTCTCGTCTCGCGGTCGCCCAGCGACGCGGCCGACGCCGATCGACCGGATGCACTCGCCGGCGACACGGCCGCGGTGCGCCGCATCGTCGGTGCACTCGCCGACGGCGCACGCGATGCCGCGACGCTGGCCGATCACCTCGCGCTCCCGCCCGCCGAGCTGCTCGCGCTCCTCGGCGAACTGGAAGCCGACGGCCGCATCATCGCCGGCACCGACGGCTACGCCCTCGCACGCGGTTGACGCGCACGACACGGGCAGCGAGGAGAGAATGCTCGCGTGAGGGTGCGGCGAACGCGCGCGCATGCACATCCGGCTGATCGCCGTTGGGAAGGTGCGCGAGCACTACATCGCCGAGGCGCTGGCGGACTTCCGCACGCGATTGCGGCCGTATCATCGGCTCGAGGAGATCGAGGTGCGCGCGGCCGACGGCTCCGATCCGGCGCGCGCGATGCAGACCGAGGGCGAGGCGATCCTCAAGCTGCTCGACCCGGCCGATCACGTCTGGCTGTTGGAGCGCGGCGGCGAGAGCTTCGGCAGCGAGGAGCTGGCGCGGCGCCTCGAGCGGTTGCCGCATGACGGGATCGCCCGGTTGACGCTGATCGTCGCGGGGACCTACGGAGCCTCGGAGGCCGTCCTCCGGCGGGCCGACCTGCGTTGGTCGTTGTCCCCGTTGACGCTCTTGCACGAGTGGGCGCGCGCCCTGGTGCTGGAGCAACTGTACCGCGCGGCGAAGATCGCCCGCGATGAACCCTACCACCACTGAGGAGAACGCGCTGCTCTCGCTAGACGACCTCGCCGCCCGCTTCGCGGAGGCGGCGCGCGCGCTCTGGCCCGAGGGCAGCCCGGTGGTGCAGTTCGAGCCGCCGCGGCGCGCCGAGTTCGGCGACGTTGCGACCAACGTCGCTTTCGGTCTGGCCCGGGTGGCCCGCCGCAAGCCGCAAGAGATCGCCGAGGCGCTGATCGAGCGCGCCCTGACCGATCCCGGGGTGCGCGCGACGGTCGCCGACGCGACCGCGACCGCCGGCTTCGTCAACCTGCGGTTGGTCCCGGCCTTCTGGCAGCGCGTCGTCGGCGACGTGCTCCGCGCCGGCGCCGACTACGGCAAGGCGGCGCCCAACGGCGAGCGCATCTCGCTCGAGTTCGGCAGCGCGAACCCGACCGGACCGCTGGTCGTCGTGCAAGGCCGCACGCTCTCGATCGGCGACACGCTGGCCAAGACGATGCGCCATGCCGGCTACCACGTCTTCACCGAGTGGATCATCAACGACGCCGGCTCGCAGATGGATCAGCTCGGCCTGTCGGTCTACGCGCGTTACCACCAGCTGTTCGATCCGCACTACCCGTTCCCCGACGAGGGCTATCCGGGCGACTACCTGATCCCGATCGCCGAAGCGCTGCGCGCGCGCGACGGCGAGAAGTGGCTGCGCGTGTCGGCGGCCGCGGCGATTCCGCCGCTGGCGACCTTCGCGCGGGACATGCTGGTGGCGGGACAACAGGCGGTCGCGCACCGCTTCGGCGTCGACTTCGACCTCTGGCAGTCGGAGAAGGCACTGCACGAGGCCGGCGCGATCGAGCGCGGCATCGAGCGGCTGCGCGAGCTGGGCGTCCTGTACCAGCGCGACGGCGCGACCTGGCTGCGCACGAAGGACGCCGGCGACGACGACGATCGCGTGGTCATCCGCAGCGACGGGCGCCCGACGTATTTCGCCAACGACGTCGCCTATCATTACGAGAAGCTGCAGCGCGCAGATCACGTCATCGACATCCTCGGCCCGGATCATCACGGCTACATCGCGCGGCTGGCGGCGCTGGCGAACGCGTACGGCCGTCCCGGCGCGATCGAGGTCCTGATCGCCCAACAGATCACGCTCAAGCGCGGCGAGGAGATCCTCTCGATGTCCAAGCGCGCCGGCACCCTCGTCACGCTCGAAGAGGTGATCGACGAGGTCGGCGTCGACGCCGCGCGCTTCTTCTTCGTCATGCTCTCGACCGACCAGCCGCTGACGTTCGATCTCGAGCTGGCCAAGAAGCAGTCGAACGACAACCCCGTCTACTACGTCCAGTACGGCCACGCCCGCATCGCCTCGGTGCTCCGGCGCGCGCGCGAGTCGCACGCCGCGATGCTGACCGCCGCCGAACGCGCCGACGGCCTCGACGCGCTGACCGATCCGGCCGAGCTGGCGCTGATCCGGCATCTGGCGGAGTTCCCGGCGACGATCGCCGGCGCGGCCCGCGCGCGCGCACCGCACCGCCTGCCGAAGTACGCGCGCGACCTGGCCGCCGAGTTCCATCAGTTCTACGACGCCTGCCGCGTGCTCACCGACGATGCGCCGCAGACCACGGCGCGGTTGGCGCTCGTGCTGGCGACGAAGACCGTGCTGGCGACGACGCTGGCGCTGTGCGGCGTGAGCGCACCCGAGCAGATGTAACGTACCTGGGCGTGCGTACTATCCGGGCCGCCCGGCGTAGCGTATGATGGCGTCCATGCGCCCGCGCATCCCCTCGTCCGCTTGGTATCTTGCCGTGCCGGCCATCACGTTCGTGGTGACGGTCGTCTCGGCGGCGAACCGGTCGACGCCCTCGATGTTCATCCAGCCGCTCGAGTTCGAGTTCGGCTGGAGCGCGGCGACGATCGCCTTCGCGATCGCCGTCGGGATCGCGCTGTTCGGCTTGATGGGCCCCTTCGCGGCATCGTTCATGAACAAGTACGGCGCGCGCCGCGTGGTCGCGATCGCGCTCGCCATTCTGGCGGTCTCGTCGTTCGCGTCGATCTTCATGACCGCGGCGTGGCAGCTGGTGCTGCTGTGGGGCTTCCTCTCGGGCATCGGAACCGGCGCCATCGGCCTGGCACTGGGCGCGACGATCGCCAACCGCTGGTTCGAACGGCGCCGCGGCCTGGTCATGGGCGTCTTCTCGGCCGGCAACGCCACCGGACAGTTGATCTTCCTGCCGCTGTTCGCGCACATCATCAAGTTCGACGGTTGGCGTCCGTGCGCGGCGATCGTCGGCGGCCTGTGCCTGCTGCTGATCCCGCTCTTCATGGCGATCGTGCGCGAGCGCCCGGTCGACGTCGGCTTGCCGCCCTTCGGCGCGCGGACGGTCGTGCCGGCGCCGCCGCCGCTGGCGAATCCCTTCGCGAGCGCGATCGCGAACTTGCGCTCCGGCCTGCGGTCACGCGACTTCTGGATCCTGGGCGGCACCTTCGCGATCTGCGGCGCGAGCACCAACGGGCTGGTGCAAACCTCGCTGATCCCGCTGTGCGGGGATCACGGCATCCCGCTCACGACCGCGGCGAACCTGCTGGCGGCGATGGGCCTGTTCGACCTGATCGGCACGACGGCGTCGGGCTGGCTGACCGATCGTTTCGACAGCCGCCTCTTGCTGTTGATGTACTACGGGCTGCGCGGCCTCTCGCTGCTCGCGCTGCCGCTCGTGTTCGGCGCGCAAGTCTTCGGGTTGCCGGCCTTCGCGGTCTTCTACGGCCTCGATTGGATCGCCACCGTGCCGCCGACGCTCAAGCTGGCCAATGCGGCGTTCGGCGTCGATCGCGGCGCGGTGATGTTCGCGTGGATCCTGGCGGCGCACCAGATCGGTGCCAGTCTCGCCGCTTACGGCGCCGGACTTTCGCGCACGTACCTGGGCGCGTACGACCCGGCCTTCGCGGTCGCCGGCGGGCTGTGCCTGTGCGCCGCGGTGCTCTCGCTCTTCGTCGCGCGCGGGCGCACGCCGGCGCGCGCGGTCGCCGTCGCCTAGCCCTCGCCCGCCGTCGTCGGCGCGACGGTGACGACGACCGTCTCCGGGACGCTGGGGTCGCCGGCGTCCGCGTCGCGGCGCACGTCGATGTGGACGCCGTCGGCGGTGTCCACGTGCGTGACCAGCGACTGCGTCTGCATGCGCACGACGTAGGGCTGCACGAAGTAGCGGAACAGCACGCGCAGCAGCGCCGCGGCCGGAATCCCGAGCAGCAAGCCCGGGACGCCGAACAACTCCCCGCCGGCGAAGACGGCGAACATCACCGTGATCGGCGAGACGCCCAGCGACTCCGCCATGATCTTGGGGACGAGCAGGTTGTCGCCGATGCGCCCGACGACGAAGATCGCCACCGTCACCCACACCACCATCCCCGTCCCCTGCGGGACGGCCAGCAGCGCGGCGAGGATCTGCGCCACCAGCATGCCGACGAACGGGATCGCGTAGCCGATCCCGCACACCAGGCCGACCAGCAGCGCGAACTGGAAGTGGAAGGGCGCCAACAGCACCCATACCGCGACCCCGACGATCGTGCACAGGAGCGCCTGGCCCGCCACGTAGTGGCCGAACACCTCGGCCAGCTCGTGCACCAGCGCCGCCGCGCGCAGCCGCCGGCCGGGCGGCACGAACGCCAGGATGCCGTCGCGCACCTCGCGCGCCTGCAGCAAGAAGAACACCGAGAGGATCAGCGCCGAGGTGCCGACGACCAGCGCGCCGACCACGCCGACGACGATCGCGCCGAACTGGGTGAGCGTCTCGACCATCAGCGAGCGCACCTGATCGCCGACCGCGGTCTCGATCTGCGCGTACGACGGCAGCGCGACCCGGTTGCCGAACACGTTGCGGATGGTGTGCTCGGCGTCGACGACCAGATTTTGTCCGGCTTGGATGTATTGCGGCGCGTTCTGCACCAGCACGAGGATCTGCCCGTAGCCGACCGGCACGATCACCAGCGCCAGCAGCAGCATGAGGCCCAGCAGGCCCGCGTAGACGATTGCGATGCCGGCCGGACGCGGCATGAAGCGCTCGAGCTGCTTGACCAGCGGGTGCGCGCCGAACGCGATGAAGGCCGCGATGACGAAGATAGAGATCGTGTGCGGGATGCGCGCGGCGAACAGCGTCGCCGCGACCAGCACGATCGCGACGACGATCACGGTCACCGTGCGCCGCACCAAGGTCGAGCTCATAGCCGCTTGGTCATCATCCGTCGCTCGGTGCCGTAGCCGGCGCCGTCGTACAGGCGCCGCGCCGGTTCGTTGTCCTCCGTCACCATCAGGCTGACGTAGCCCAGGCCGAGCTCGCGCGCACAGTCCTCGGCGAGGTCGAGCAGCGCACGGCCGACGCCGCGGCCGCGCGCGAACGGTTCGACGGCGGTATACGCGACGAACGCCTGCTCCGTCAGCGTGACCTCGTCGGGAATGTCGTACAGCAACAGCAGGAAGCCGACCCGCTCGCCGTTCTCTTCGGCGATCAGCACGTCGTGACGGCGGGCGTAGACGAATTCGGTCAACCGTTCGAAGGCCAGCAGCACGTCGTCGAAGCGCGCGTCGCGGACCGCGGAGATGCTGCTGGACGCGCTGCGGCGACCCAGGTCGCGCACGAAGTCGCGGTCGGCGCGCCCACCGCGCCGCACCACGAGCGCGGGTGTCATGCGGGGGCGGCGACGAGCGTCGCCAAGGCGTCGATCACGCGCGCGTTCTGCTCGGGCGTCCCGATCGTGATCCGCAGCCGGCCCGGCATCCGCAGCGCGTCGCCGCTGCGAGTGACGATCCCCTGGCGCAAGAGCGCCTGATAGGCGTCGCCCGCGCTACCGGGGACCTCGACCGCGATGAAGTTCGCCGCCGTCGGGTACGCGTGCAGACCAAGCCGCGGCAGCTGCTCGGCGTAGAAGGCTTTCCCCGCCTCGTTGGTCTGCAGCGAGCGGCGGCGGAACGCCTCGTCGTCGAGCGCGGCCAGCGCGGCCACCGCCGCCGGTCGCGAGACGTTGAACGGCAGCCGGATGCGCTGCGCG
This region includes:
- a CDS encoding DNA-processing protein DprA — translated: MDGLERRWIARSELDGWCGERLAEAALEGLWVAGTLDGLAAPCVAIVGTRAPSDEGRRRARRLAEALGRAGVAVVSGLALGIDGAAHEGALAAGAPTLGVLGGGHGHFFPPRHRELGARLIAAGGAVVSPFAPDVAPKPWMFLARNAVIAALADAVVVVEAAARSGALNTAGHAADRGIPVLAFPGDVDRPKAAGCNALIRDGATLVRDADDVLAALPGGLVSRSPSDAADADRPDALAGDTAAVRRIVGALADGARDAATLADHLALPPAELLALLGELEADGRIIAGTDGYALARG
- a CDS encoding GNAT family N-acetyltransferase, with the protein product MTPALVVRRGGRADRDFVRDLGRRSASSSISAVRDARFDDVLLAFERLTEFVYARRHDVLIAEENGERVGFLLLLYDIPDEVTLTEQAFVAYTAVEPFARGRGVGRALLDLAEDCARELGLGYVSLMVTEDNEPARRLYDGAGYGTERRMMTKRL
- the hemQ gene encoding hydrogen peroxide-dependent heme synthase; its protein translation is MRHPNVPESLDGWAILHRMFRFDRRRWDALDADRRAAIEREAQALFATLARDADADLGLAQLLGHKGDLLLTHYARSFDALGEMQAQVDKLAVRDYLESLESYVSMLELGLYEHTAKIHAELRDRGLKPHGEEWNAAFDAMLDEAAQEPRNAGRLWARIPRRRYVCFYPMNKKRDGADNWYSTPYAQRAAMMLEHGKIGRSFHGHVTQVISGSIGFDDWEWGVDLYADDPLVFKKLVYAMRFDEASARFGEFGRFWTGMQFSVSQLGVFLSGEGSPALAAEDLGQPALR
- the dut gene encoding dUTP diphosphatase — its product is MTPHIAVVRLPEGDGLPLPAYMSGGAAGADVVAAVPADLVLAPGERALVPTGFALEVPPGYEVQVRPRSGLALRFGVTCLNSPGTIDSDYRGAVGVILANFGTEPFVVRRGERIAQLVVAPVVQAAFREVAALGVSARGEGGFGSTGR
- a CDS encoding VOC family protein, translated to MAFRGFDHVDLRVPSLAAVESFYAALLPKLGLTRKAYSYVDPRGDWYDADAERYNAVEWYEDATDGRAGAFFGVIEDADMVVPRTRIAFAMPREGLEGWMDELRAIGAREVEFWEHEDRYWAVFFTDPIGTRFELVARIPRKH
- a CDS encoding MFS transporter, which gives rise to MASMRPRIPSSAWYLAVPAITFVVTVVSAANRSTPSMFIQPLEFEFGWSAATIAFAIAVGIALFGLMGPFAASFMNKYGARRVVAIALAILAVSSFASIFMTAAWQLVLLWGFLSGIGTGAIGLALGATIANRWFERRRGLVMGVFSAGNATGQLIFLPLFAHIIKFDGWRPCAAIVGGLCLLLIPLFMAIVRERPVDVGLPPFGARTVVPAPPPLANPFASAIANLRSGLRSRDFWILGGTFAICGASTNGLVQTSLIPLCGDHGIPLTTAANLLAAMGLFDLIGTTASGWLTDRFDSRLLLLMYYGLRGLSLLALPLVFGAQVFGLPAFAVFYGLDWIATVPPTLKLANAAFGVDRGAVMFAWILAAHQIGASLAAYGAGLSRTYLGAYDPAFAVAGGLCLCAAVLSLFVARGRTPARAVAVA
- a CDS encoding ketopantoate reductase C-terminal domain-containing protein; protein product: MRVYVVGAGAVGTYLGEQLRGIGNEVMYAPRALEDVVPVEVDLAIVTVKAYDTPGAIQTLRRGLRDPSATTILTPQNGIGNEELLAQAFGADSVVSAALTVPVERDASGQGVAARGGGIAFAPVGANAHNWLLAAFGATDLPVSAVADYRALKWSKLALNVVANASCAILDMLPERLVREDEIFALEIRMLREVRATMKALGIKAIDLPRYPVRALLAAASLPTPLARTALAGRIAGARGDKPPSLLLDLRGAKHQTEVEYLNGAVARAARDAGVAAPVNAGLARILSDIAHMPQLWSKYRERPEMLRDELRGRSGAPSAATKETAP
- the argS gene encoding arginine--tRNA ligase, encoding MNPTTTEENALLSLDDLAARFAEAARALWPEGSPVVQFEPPRRAEFGDVATNVAFGLARVARRKPQEIAEALIERALTDPGVRATVADATATAGFVNLRLVPAFWQRVVGDVLRAGADYGKAAPNGERISLEFGSANPTGPLVVVQGRTLSIGDTLAKTMRHAGYHVFTEWIINDAGSQMDQLGLSVYARYHQLFDPHYPFPDEGYPGDYLIPIAEALRARDGEKWLRVSAAAAIPPLATFARDMLVAGQQAVAHRFGVDFDLWQSEKALHEAGAIERGIERLRELGVLYQRDGATWLRTKDAGDDDDRVVIRSDGRPTYFANDVAYHYEKLQRADHVIDILGPDHHGYIARLAALANAYGRPGAIEVLIAQQITLKRGEEILSMSKRAGTLVTLEEVIDEVGVDAARFFFVMLSTDQPLTFDLELAKKQSNDNPVYYVQYGHARIASVLRRARESHAAMLTAAERADGLDALTDPAELALIRHLAEFPATIAGAARARAPHRLPKYARDLAAEFHQFYDACRVLTDDAPQTTARLALVLATKTVLATTLALCGVSAPEQM
- the nrdR gene encoding transcriptional regulator NrdR gives rise to the protein MPPREDRLDLLCPHCRKNETRVVDSRDDDNSVRRRRECLGCKHRFTTYERMEAPRLFVVKKDGRREQYNRDKVLSGLRRACEKRPVSEARMEETVAVIERELFARGESEVPASLIGEKLMEALKGLDAIAYVRFASVYRDFRDVASFRAELEELLAK
- a CDS encoding DUF5679 domain-containing protein; translation: MAAEAYCVKCKTKREIKDAQQIQMKNGRPATEGKCPVCGTKMFKIGAAS
- a CDS encoding AI-2E family transporter is translated as MSSTLVRRTVTVIVVAIVLVAATLFAARIPHTISIFVIAAFIAFGAHPLVKQLERFMPRPAGIAIVYAGLLGLMLLLALVIVPVGYGQILVLVQNAPQYIQAGQNLVVDAEHTIRNVFGNRVALPSYAQIETAVGDQVRSLMVETLTQFGAIVVGVVGALVVGTSALILSVFFLLQAREVRDGILAFVPPGRRLRAAALVHELAEVFGHYVAGQALLCTIVGVAVWVLLAPFHFQFALLVGLVCGIGYAIPFVGMLVAQILAALLAVPQGTGMVVWVTVAIFVVGRIGDNLLVPKIMAESLGVSPITVMFAVFAGGELFGVPGLLLGIPAAALLRVLFRYFVQPYVVRMQTQSLVTHVDTADGVHIDVRRDADAGDPSVPETVVVTVAPTTAGEG
- a CDS encoding 23S rRNA (pseudouridine(1915)-N(3))-methyltransferase RlmH, whose product is MHIRLIAVGKVREHYIAEALADFRTRLRPYHRLEEIEVRAADGSDPARAMQTEGEAILKLLDPADHVWLLERGGESFGSEELARRLERLPHDGIARLTLIVAGTYGASEAVLRRADLRWSLSPLTLLHEWARALVLEQLYRAAKIARDEPYHH